A region of the Gammaproteobacteria bacterium genome:
TCTGGGCATCATTCCCACCCTGGGTCCTTATCTATTGCCGCACCTGCTGCCGATGATTCACGCGACTTATCCGGAGCTGCGCCTGTTGCTGCGCGAGGATCTCACGCGCAATCTGCTGGCGCAGTTGCGCGCGGGTAAACTCGATGCGCTGCTGCTGGCGCTGCCGATAATTCGCGACGCTCTGGAGGTCGTGCCACTATTCGAGGAGCCGTTCGTGGTGGCCATGCCGGTCGATCACGCGCTCGCGAGACGCCGGCAGATACCGCTGCATGAGCTGCATCAGCACGACGTATTGCTGCTCGAAGAGGGCCACTGTCTGCGCGAGCAGGCGCTGGATATCTGCGGCACGAACCGCAGCGACACAGGTGAGGAATTCAAGGCGACGAGCCTGGAAACCTTGCGCCAGATGGTGGCGGCCGGCGCCGGCTGTACGTTATTGCCGGCGCTGGCGGCCTTGCCTGCCGCCGGCCTGCCGATGAAAGCGATGATCGAAATCCGCCCGTTCGCGGAGCCCGTGCCGACACGTATAATCGGTCTCGCCTGGCGGCGGAGCTTTCCGCGCGTGAAGATTGTTCGTAATCTTCAGCAGATCGCGCACGATCACCTGCCGGAAGGCA
Encoded here:
- a CDS encoding LysR family transcriptional regulator, whose product is MTLQELRYLVALADEGHFARAAERCHVGQPTLSTQLKKLEGFLGVALFERGKRHVIPTPLGEAIIAQARIVLEEAGKLRQLADHGQDPMRGPFRLGIIPTLGPYLLPHLLPMIHATYPELRLLLREDLTRNLLAQLRAGKLDALLLALPIIRDALEVVPLFEEPFVVAMPVDHALARRRQIPLHELHQHDVLLLEEGHCLREQALDICGTNRSDTGEEFKATSLETLRQMVAAGAGCTLLPALAALPAAGLPMKAMIEIRPFAEPVPTRIIGLAWRRSFPRVKIVRNLQQIAHDHLPEGTLRIDSKRRH